The Brassica napus cultivar Da-Ae unplaced genomic scaffold, Da-Ae ScsIHWf_2778;HRSCAF=3551, whole genome shotgun sequence genome includes a region encoding these proteins:
- the LOC125602235 gene encoding uncharacterized protein LOC125602235 isoform X1 — protein MRGSRTASSDMSAWCSAVVLLSLILLLSVRENNASNSMRGSQFSEKPCEEIYVVGEGETLHTIGDKCGDPFIVERNPHIHDPDDVFPGLVLRIAPFYFSRKVSL, from the exons ATGAGAGGTTCAAGAACAGCATCTTCGGACATGAGTGCTTGGTGTTCTGCTGTTGTGTTGTTGTCTTTAATACTTTTGTTATCTGTTCGTGAGAACAACGCTTCTAACTCGATGAGAGGGTCTCAATTCTCAGAGAAACCTTGTGAGGAGATTTACGTCGTCGGAGAAGGAGAAACGCTTCATACCATCGGCGATAAATGTGGCGACCCGTTTATAGTTGAGCGAAACCCGCATATCCATGACCCGGATGATGTATTCCCTGGTCTCGTTCTCAGGATTGCACCTTTTTACTTCTCCAGAAAAGT ATCTCTTTAA
- the LOC125602235 gene encoding uncharacterized protein LOC125602235 isoform X2 → MRGSRTASSDMSAWCSAVVLLSLILLLSVRENNASNSMRGSQFSEKPCEEIYVVGEGETLHTIGDKCGDPFIVERNPHIHDPDDVFPGLVLRIAPFYFSRKVSL, encoded by the coding sequence ATGAGAGGTTCAAGAACAGCATCTTCGGACATGAGTGCTTGGTGTTCTGCTGTTGTGTTGTTGTCTTTAATACTTTTGTTATCTGTTCGTGAGAACAACGCTTCTAACTCGATGAGAGGGTCTCAATTCTCAGAGAAACCTTGTGAGGAGATTTACGTCGTCGGAGAAGGAGAAACGCTTCATACCATCGGCGATAAATGTGGCGACCCGTTTATAGTTGAGCGAAACCCGCATATCCATGACCCGGATGATGTATTCCCTGGTCTCGTTCTCAGGATTGCACCTTTTTACTTCTCCAGAAAAGT